A region from the Riemerella anatipestifer genome encodes:
- a CDS encoding ribonuclease HII: protein MELIKKWSKNYIEAGCDEAGRGCLCGPVVAAAVVLDESFEQNLINDSKKLSFKTRNELDLYIKDNALDYAIAELPPTFIDEHNILNASIHAMHLALDKLTIRPELILVDGNRFKPYPFTPHECIIKGDSKVLSIAAASILAKNYRDHVMIKLHEEYPEYGWNKNFGYATKQHREALNKLGPTIHHRKSFRLDYN from the coding sequence ATGGAATTGATAAAAAAATGGTCTAAAAATTATATAGAAGCAGGTTGCGATGAAGCAGGTAGAGGTTGCTTGTGTGGACCTGTGGTTGCTGCAGCAGTTGTTTTAGATGAAAGTTTTGAGCAAAACCTTATCAATGACTCTAAGAAACTTAGTTTTAAAACAAGAAATGAACTGGATTTATACATTAAAGATAACGCTTTAGATTATGCTATAGCAGAGCTTCCACCTACTTTTATTGATGAACATAATATCCTAAACGCAAGTATACACGCTATGCATCTTGCTTTGGATAAACTAACCATTCGCCCAGAACTCATTTTAGTAGATGGCAATAGGTTTAAGCCCTATCCTTTCACGCCACACGAGTGTATTATAAAAGGAGATTCTAAAGTTTTATCCATTGCTGCAGCTTCTATTTTAGCCAAAAATTACAGAGACCATGTTATGATTAAACTCCATGAAGAGTATCCAGAATACGGCTGGAACAAAAACTTTGGCTATGCTACCAAACAACACCGAGAGGCACTTAATAAGCTAGGACCTACCATACATCACCGAAAATCCTTCAGGTTAGACTATAATTAA
- a CDS encoding SusC/RagA family TonB-linked outer membrane protein gives MKKLTTSVLAVVLTSSFVTVDAQKVKKDSTKTTEIEGVVVTALGIKREKKALGYQAQEVSGGLLTDSRQTNAVGALSGNVAGVQVTAPSSMGGSTKISIRGVNSVTGNNKPLIVVDGIPLDNSNYNGSNTAAGYGGRDYGDASADINPDDIESVTVLKGGPASALYGSRAANGVIMYTTKRAKSGKTSITFNTGLTLESINVMPRLQKEYGGGVGATLPKVTINGRQYNIARYAVDESWGPKYNPNLMYLPWNAFDPEFPNQYLKEVPWVAPQHDVEDFFRTGVTYNNSISLSKSFSGTNVRLSLANVKTEGIVPNSKLERSTLGFNMDSKLTEDLSMNGTFNYVITNGFNRPEQGYSDNSVAQKFFQWGQRQLDMAALRDYKMPNGRQRPWNRTSYLNPTPKYSDNPYWTVYENTADDRRNRFYGNFGLKYEIAKGLYATGNVYGDTYSLEIQQRQAVGSQAQSYYQIVQRNFTEFNYEGRLHYDTKFLNDFSVSSFVGVNRRENKYSSLAGQTNGGLVVPGLYNLGNGYTPSTVTNYQERRRVNSIFGSVSLGYKNLLFIDGTLRRDDFSTVSKGETYPSLTGSFVFSDLLKASWLNYGKLRAGWAKTANDTSPYSLETYLDTRQPFYFPRFSYPGTQNNPNLIPEQRTIKEIGLEVSMFKKRFGFDVTYYRSVTTDLLTPVQVDPSSGNTSIIRNAGSMENKGIEAIVNLTPIKTENFSWDLTWNFAKNNNKLLSLYGDNNILRISNVPFGLVSIEAVKGERYGQIYGTDFTYDAKGNKVVDENGYYVPSEIKSLGSIIPDYNMGIRSTFKYKSFTLSALVDRQKGGNYYSISHMWGMYSGMLEETAANGVRETGVINPGVKADGTPNDIVISAQDWGTSHYGTVAAMNVFDASYWKLREVTLSYSLPKSMIGPFQGVTVSAFGRNLLTWGLAWKSFDPEMASYSSGNIQGIEGGSLPSTRTYGVNVQFKF, from the coding sequence ATGAAGAAATTAACAACAAGCGTTTTAGCTGTAGTTCTTACTTCATCTTTTGTAACAGTAGATGCACAGAAGGTGAAAAAAGACTCTACTAAAACTACTGAAATTGAAGGAGTGGTAGTAACTGCTTTAGGTATTAAAAGAGAGAAAAAAGCTTTGGGGTATCAAGCTCAAGAGGTCAGTGGAGGTTTGTTAACGGACTCTAGGCAGACGAATGCTGTAGGAGCATTATCTGGAAACGTTGCTGGGGTTCAAGTTACTGCGCCGTCTTCTATGGGAGGATCTACAAAAATTAGTATAAGAGGAGTTAATTCTGTTACAGGTAATAACAAGCCACTAATTGTCGTTGATGGAATCCCTTTGGATAACTCAAACTATAATGGAAGTAATACGGCAGCTGGATATGGAGGTAGGGATTATGGAGATGCTTCTGCAGATATTAACCCTGACGATATAGAATCTGTAACCGTCCTCAAAGGAGGGCCTGCTTCGGCTTTGTATGGATCTAGGGCAGCAAATGGAGTTATAATGTATACTACAAAGAGAGCAAAGTCTGGGAAAACGAGTATAACCTTTAATACGGGGCTTACTTTGGAGTCTATTAATGTGATGCCTAGGTTACAAAAAGAGTACGGGGGTGGCGTAGGTGCTACTCTACCGAAAGTTACCATAAACGGTAGACAGTATAATATTGCTCGTTATGCAGTAGATGAATCTTGGGGACCTAAATATAATCCTAATTTGATGTATTTACCTTGGAATGCTTTTGATCCCGAATTTCCAAATCAATATTTAAAGGAAGTTCCATGGGTTGCTCCTCAGCATGACGTTGAAGATTTCTTTAGAACAGGTGTTACATATAACAATTCCATATCTTTATCTAAATCTTTTAGTGGTACTAATGTACGTTTGTCTTTGGCTAATGTTAAAACAGAGGGGATTGTACCTAACTCCAAGTTAGAAAGATCTACTTTAGGTTTTAATATGGATTCCAAGTTAACAGAGGATCTTAGTATGAATGGAACATTCAATTATGTTATTACTAATGGTTTTAATAGACCTGAACAAGGGTATTCAGATAATTCGGTTGCTCAAAAGTTTTTCCAATGGGGGCAAAGGCAGCTGGATATGGCTGCTCTTAGAGACTACAAAATGCCAAATGGAAGACAAAGACCTTGGAATAGAACATCATATTTAAATCCAACACCAAAATACTCAGATAACCCTTATTGGACTGTTTATGAAAATACAGCTGATGATAGAAGAAATAGATTCTATGGTAATTTTGGATTAAAATATGAGATAGCTAAAGGCTTATATGCGACAGGAAATGTCTATGGTGATACGTATAGTTTGGAAATACAACAAAGACAAGCAGTAGGCTCTCAAGCACAATCTTATTACCAAATAGTTCAAAGAAATTTTACAGAATTTAATTATGAAGGACGACTTCACTATGATACTAAGTTTTTGAATGATTTTAGTGTTAGTTCTTTTGTTGGTGTAAATAGAAGAGAAAATAAATACTCTTCTTTAGCAGGGCAAACCAATGGAGGTTTAGTTGTTCCTGGTTTGTATAATTTAGGTAATGGTTACACGCCTTCTACTGTAACCAACTATCAAGAGAGAAGAAGAGTAAATAGTATTTTTGGTTCTGTATCTTTAGGGTATAAAAACTTATTATTCATAGATGGAACTCTAAGAAGAGATGATTTTTCTACAGTGTCTAAAGGAGAAACATATCCATCTTTGACAGGAAGTTTTGTTTTTTCAGACTTACTTAAAGCTAGTTGGTTAAATTACGGTAAGTTGAGAGCTGGTTGGGCGAAAACAGCTAATGATACGTCACCTTATTCCTTGGAGACATACTTGGATACAAGACAACCTTTTTATTTTCCTAGATTTTCGTATCCTGGAACTCAGAATAATCCAAATTTGATTCCTGAACAGAGAACGATTAAGGAGATAGGTTTGGAAGTGAGTATGTTCAAGAAAAGATTTGGCTTTGATGTTACTTATTATAGATCTGTTACAACAGACTTGCTAACACCTGTACAGGTTGACCCATCTTCAGGTAATACATCTATAATAAGAAATGCAGGTAGTATGGAAAATAAAGGTATAGAAGCAATTGTTAACCTTACACCTATCAAAACAGAAAACTTTAGTTGGGATTTGACATGGAACTTTGCTAAGAATAATAATAAATTATTATCTCTTTATGGAGACAATAATATTCTTAGAATCTCTAATGTTCCTTTTGGTTTAGTAAGTATTGAGGCTGTAAAAGGAGAAAGATATGGCCAAATTTATGGTACAGATTTTACTTATGATGCAAAAGGAAATAAGGTTGTAGATGAAAATGGTTATTATGTGCCGTCTGAAATTAAATCTTTAGGGTCAATTATTCCAGATTATAATATGGGTATTAGAAGTACGTTCAAGTATAAATCGTTTACTCTTTCTGCTTTGGTAGATAGACAAAAAGGAGGTAATTACTATTCTATTTCTCATATGTGGGGAATGTACTCAGGTATGCTGGAGGAAACAGCAGCTAATGGAGTTAGAGAAACAGGAGTTATTAACCCTGGTGTGAAGGCAGACGGAACTCCTAATGATATTGTTATTTCTGCACAAGATTGGGGAACATCTCATTATGGTACGGTAGCTGCGATGAACGTGTTTGATGCAAGTTATTGGAAATTAAGAGAGGTAACATTATCATATTCATTACCTAAAAGTATGATAGGACCATTTCAAGGTGTTACAGTATCTGCATTTGGAAGAAATCTGTTAACTTGGGGGTTAGCTTGGAAAAGCTTTGATCCTGAAATGGCTTCTTACTCTTCTGGAAATATACAAGGGATCGAAGGAGGTTCTCTTCCTTCTACAAGAACATATGGAGTTAATGTACAATTTAAATTTTAA
- a CDS encoding SusD/RagB family nutrient-binding outer membrane lipoprotein yields the protein MKKILYNLTILSSLSAVTILTSCRQDFEEINKNPNNPSQAPTSAVLNSAVKELMDATRGAFSSGRFFLPWMQYSAQTNYTEEDRYRFRENVNQSLYRDYYLVAKDFKFIIDLNTNPETANTVSAYGINQNQVAMSRIMLSYIFSQLVDTYGDVPYYSYGSKDSDFQALDVLKYPNPKFASQQKIYADILKELKEASEMMDTSKPVFVSSHASGDRIFSGDSKKWKKFANSLRLRIANRVKGVVSGAEAHITDAIASGVMTSNADNATLTYQSDPTYAAPLYTAFVVDAREDFHVSDTFIKALKGEKGNFGVDPRLQQMAAPKGTSVDLTSTNGYTPSSDINNYVGMPYGVASESAPQQAENGKTSIFGYNVMRPDATLTFMEYAEVEFLLSEVNGWDRTHYEKGVRASMENWGVNTSDIDSFVSNLPAPNQENVITQKYIALYMQPVEAWSEYRRTGYPNFLLKPGQTNKYLAPDKDGNMTYTFESLVAGLTDVPYRVTYPTNLATLNPENYKAAQTTVGGDKLTTKLIWDKN from the coding sequence ATGAAAAAAATATTATATAACTTAACTATTCTTTCTTCATTGTCGGCTGTTACTATTCTTACTAGTTGTAGACAGGACTTTGAAGAAATAAATAAAAATCCTAATAATCCATCACAAGCACCTACATCCGCTGTTCTTAATTCTGCTGTTAAGGAGCTTATGGACGCTACTAGGGGAGCATTTTCTTCAGGTAGATTTTTCTTACCGTGGATGCAGTATTCTGCTCAGACAAACTATACTGAAGAGGATAGATATCGCTTTAGAGAAAATGTCAACCAGTCCCTTTATAGAGATTATTACCTAGTAGCTAAAGATTTTAAATTTATTATAGATTTGAATACAAATCCAGAAACTGCTAATACAGTTAGTGCTTATGGTATTAATCAAAATCAGGTAGCAATGTCCCGTATTATGTTAAGCTACATATTTTCTCAATTAGTAGATACTTATGGAGATGTACCTTATTATTCCTATGGTTCTAAAGACTCTGATTTTCAAGCGCTAGATGTTTTGAAATATCCAAATCCTAAGTTTGCTTCTCAGCAAAAGATATATGCAGACATACTTAAGGAGCTGAAAGAAGCATCAGAGATGATGGATACATCGAAACCTGTTTTCGTATCTTCTCATGCTAGTGGTGATAGAATATTTTCAGGTGATTCTAAGAAGTGGAAAAAGTTTGCTAATTCATTAAGACTTAGGATTGCAAACAGAGTCAAAGGAGTAGTTTCTGGAGCAGAGGCACATATTACTGACGCTATAGCTTCTGGAGTGATGACCTCTAATGCAGATAATGCTACATTAACTTACCAGTCAGACCCTACATATGCTGCTCCTTTGTACACGGCCTTTGTAGTTGATGCAAGGGAAGATTTTCATGTTTCAGACACTTTTATAAAGGCTCTAAAAGGGGAAAAGGGTAATTTTGGGGTTGACCCGAGATTACAACAGATGGCAGCACCAAAAGGAACTTCAGTAGACTTAACTTCTACTAATGGATATACTCCGTCAAGTGATATAAATAACTATGTTGGTATGCCTTATGGTGTTGCTAGTGAATCTGCTCCACAACAGGCGGAAAATGGAAAAACATCTATATTTGGGTATAATGTGATGAGACCTGATGCAACGCTTACTTTTATGGAGTATGCAGAAGTAGAGTTTTTACTGAGTGAAGTTAACGGATGGGATAGAACACATTATGAAAAAGGAGTTAGGGCTTCTATGGAAAACTGGGGTGTAAATACTTCTGATATTGATTCTTTTGTAAGCAATTTACCAGCTCCAAATCAAGAAAATGTTATAACACAAAAATATATAGCGCTTTATATGCAACCAGTTGAAGCGTGGTCTGAATATAGAAGAACGGGGTATCCTAATTTCTTACTAAAACCAGGGCAGACCAATAAATATTTAGCTCCTGATAAAGATGGGAATATGACTTATACATTTGAAAGCTTGGTTGCAGGTCTTACAGATGTACCATATAGAGTAACATACCCTACAAATTTAGCTACGTTAAATCCAGAAAATTATAAAGCAGCACAAACAACAGTAGGAGGAGATAAATTAACGACTAAGTTAATTTGGGACAAAAACTAG